The Eleginops maclovinus isolate JMC-PN-2008 ecotype Puerto Natales chromosome 3, JC_Emac_rtc_rv5, whole genome shotgun sequence genome includes a region encoding these proteins:
- the usp5 gene encoding ubiquitin carboxyl-terminal hydrolase 5 isoform X1 gives MADVGEVLMSVLSTIRVPKPGDRVHKDECALSFSSPESEGGLYVCMNSFLGFGGQYVDRHHARTGQRAYFHITRTRKAKKEDDSNSGSGHPPKKKPTRLAIGIEGGFDVEQELYEEDYKVVILPDRQEVTSDDLATMPDVVRERVSLSMAGIMSADSVSHALQVQQWDGEVRQESRHAPELKQLDNGVKIPPSGWHCEVCDLEENIWMNLTDGKMLCGRRYFDGSGGNNHALLHFQQTGYPIAVKLGTITPDGADVYSYDEDDMVLDSKLPEHLAHFGINMMTMEKTERTMTELEIAVNQRVGEWEVIQESGTTLRPLFGPALTGMKNLGNSCYLNSVMQVLFTVPDFQQKYVSNIDKIINEAPSDPTQDFKTQVAKLGYGLLSGDYSKPAPDPADENGASEPRGDQIGIAPRMFKALVGRGHPEFSTNRQQDAQEFLLHFINMVERNCRTGSNPSEAFRFLVEERIVCQQSQKAKYTQRVDYMVQLPVQMDQATNTEELQEAERRREEGDTSAPTVRAQIPFAACMAALSEPEVLTDFWSSAVQSKTTATKTTRFASFPDHLVIQIKKFTFGLDWVPKKLDVSIDVPDTLDLSALRATGQQPGEELLPEVAPPPLMTPDVEVKGILGFHGNEEDDSLYSPLLSPVLDDSTVSQLCEMGFPLEACRKAVYYTGNTGIDAAMNWIMGHMDDPDFASPLVMPGCSSGAGTTPTESLSEEHLATIVSMGFSRDQATKALRATSNVLDRAVDWIFSHLDDLESMDVSEGGRSAAESEGGREAPPGPRVRDGEGKYELFAFISHMGTSTMCGHYVCHIKKDQQWVIFNDQKVCASEKPPKDLGYLYFYRRASE, from the exons GAAAGTGAAGGTGGCCTGTATGTGTGCATGAACAGTTTCCTTGGCTTTGGAGGCCAGTATGTGGACAGGCACCATGCCCGTACTGGCCAGAGGGCTTACTTCCACATCACCCGGACCCGCAAGGCTAAg AAAGAAGATGACAGTAACTCTGGATCTGGACACCCCCCCAAGAAAAAGCCCACCAGACTGGCTATAG GGATTGAAGGAGGGTTTGATGTGGAGCAGGAGCTTTACGAGGAGGATTATAAGGTGGTCATTTTACCTgatagacaggaagtgacatcagaTGACCTTGCAACCATGCCTGACGTAGTGAGAGAGCGG GTGTCCCTGTCAATGGCGGGGATCATGTCTGCCGACTCAGTGTCTCATGCCTTACAAGTTCAGCAGTGGGATGGAGAGGTGAGACAGGAGTCAAGGCACGCCCCCGAACTGAAACAGCTTGACAATGGAGTCAAGATCCCACCCAG TGGCTGGCATTGTGAGGTGTGTGACCTCGAGGAGAACATTTGGATGAACCTGACGGACGGCAAAATGCTTTGCGGCCGGAGGTATTTTGATGGCTCCGGGGGCAACAACCACGCCCTTCTCCACTTCCAGCAGACGGGATACCCAATTGCTGTCAAACTTGGCACCATCACTCCCGATGGAGCAG ATGTGTACTCCTACGATGAGGATGACATGGTTCTGGATTCCAAGCTACCAGAGCACCTGGCTCACTTTGGCATCAACATGATGACCATGGAGAAG ACTGAGCGGACGATGACAGAGCTGGAGATCGCTGTGAACCAGCGCGTGGGGGAGTGGGAGGTGATCCAGGAGTCGGGGACCACCCTGCGGCCCCTGTTTGGCCCCGCTTTGACTGGCATGAAGAATCTGGGCAACAGCTGCTACCTCAACTCTGTCATGCAAGTGCTCTTCACCGTTCCAGACTTCCAGCAAAA GTATGTGTCTAACATCGACAAGATCATCAATGAAGCCCCAAGCGACCCCACGCAGGACTTTAAAACCCAAGT AGCCAAACTCGGCTACGGTCTGTTGTCAGGAGACTATTCCAAACCAGCCCCAGACCCTGCAGATGAAAATGGGGCATCCGAACCCAGG GGAGACCAAATCGGCATAGCACCACGAATGTTCAAAGCGCTTGTTGGGCGAGGCCACCCAGAGTTCTCCACCAACCGGCAGCAGGATGCGCAGGAATTTCTATTGCACTTCATAAACATGGTGGAG AGGAACTGTCGCACTGGGTCCAACCCGTCTGAAGCCTTCCGGTTCCTGGTGGAGGAGAGGATTGTGTGTCAGCAGTCGCAGAAAGCCAAGTACACGCAGCGGGTGGATTACATGGTCCAGCTGCCGGTGCAGATGGACCAGGCTACCAACACAG AAGAGCTTCAGGAGGCAGAGCGCCGGCGTGAGGAGGGGGACACCTCGGCCCCCACGGTGCGAGCACAGATCCCCTTCGCAGCCTGCATGGCGGCGCTGAGTGAACCCGAGGTCCTCACAGACTTCTGGAGCTCAGCCGTGCAGTCCAAGACTACTGCCACCAA AACGACCCGCTTTGCCTCTTTCCCCGACCACCTGGTCATCCAGATCAAGAAGTTTACCTTCGGCCTGGACTGGGTGCCCAAGAAACTGG ACGTGAGCATTGACGTTCCCGACACTCTGGACCTGAGCGCGCTGCGAGCCACCGGCCAGCAGCCGGGGGAGGAGCTTCTTCCAGAGGTGGCCCCACCCCCACTCATGACCCCAGATGTGGAGGTTAAAGGTATCCTGGGTTTCCATGGCAACGAGGAGGACGACTCTCTCTACTCCCCACTGCTGT CTCCAGTCCTCGATGACTCCACTGTGTCCCAGCTTTGTGAAATGGGATTCCCCCTGGAGGCCTGCAGGAAAGCCGTGTACTACACTGGGAACACTGGAATCGATGCTGCCATGAACTGGATCATGGGCCACATGGATGACCCAG ACTTCGCCTCCCCCCTGGTGATGCCGGGCTGTAGCTCCGGCGCCGGGACCACGCCCACAGAGAGCCTCTCTGAGGAGCACCTGGCCACCATCGTGTCCATGGGCTTCAGCCGAGACCAGGCGACCAAAGCACTCCGAGCCACG AGTAACGTCCTGGACCGGGCGGTGGACTGGATATTCTCCCACCTGGATGACCTGGAGTCGATGGACGTGTCTGAAGGCGGTCGCTCAGCCGCAGAGAGCGAGGGCGGCAGGGAAGCCCCGCCCGGCCCCCGGGTCAGAGACGGAGAAGGAA AGTATGAGCTGTTTGCGTTCATCAGTCACATGGGGACGAGCACAATGTGCGGCCACTACGTCTGTCACATCAAGAAGGATCAGCA gtGGGTGATCTTCAACGATCAGAAGGTCTGCGCCTCAGAGAAACCTCCCAAAGACCTGGGGTACCTCTACTTCTACCGGAGGGCGTCCgaatga
- the usp5 gene encoding ubiquitin carboxyl-terminal hydrolase 5 isoform X2, which translates to MADVGEVLMSVLSTIRVPKPGDRVHKDECALSFSSPESEGGLYVCMNSFLGFGGQYVDRHHARTGQRAYFHITRTRKAKKEDDSNSGSGHPPKKKPTRLAIGIEGGFDVEQELYEEDYKVVILPDRQEVTSDDLATMPDVVRERVSLSMAGIMSADSVSHALQVQQWDGEVRQESRHAPELKQLDNGVKIPPSGWHCEVCDLEENIWMNLTDGKMLCGRRYFDGSGGNNHALLHFQQTGYPIAVKLGTITPDGADVYSYDEDDMVLDSKLPEHLAHFGINMMTMEKTERTMTELEIAVNQRVGEWEVIQESGTTLRPLFGPALTGMKNLGNSCYLNSVMQVLFTVPDFQQKYVSNIDKIINEAPSDPTQDFKTQVAKLGYGLLSGDYSKPAPDPADENGASEPRGDQIGIAPRMFKALVGRGHPEFSTNRQQDAQEFLLHFINMVERNCRTGSNPSEAFRFLVEERIVCQQSQKAKYTQRVDYMVQLPVQMDQATNTEELQEAERRREEGDTSAPTVRAQIPFAACMAALSEPEVLTDFWSSAVQSKTTATKTTRFASFPDHLVIQIKKFTFGLDWVPKKLDVSIDVPDTLDLSALRATGQQPGEELLPEVAPPPLMTPDVEVKAPVLDDSTVSQLCEMGFPLEACRKAVYYTGNTGIDAAMNWIMGHMDDPDFASPLVMPGCSSGAGTTPTESLSEEHLATIVSMGFSRDQATKALRATSNVLDRAVDWIFSHLDDLESMDVSEGGRSAAESEGGREAPPGPRVRDGEGKYELFAFISHMGTSTMCGHYVCHIKKDQQWVIFNDQKVCASEKPPKDLGYLYFYRRASE; encoded by the exons GAAAGTGAAGGTGGCCTGTATGTGTGCATGAACAGTTTCCTTGGCTTTGGAGGCCAGTATGTGGACAGGCACCATGCCCGTACTGGCCAGAGGGCTTACTTCCACATCACCCGGACCCGCAAGGCTAAg AAAGAAGATGACAGTAACTCTGGATCTGGACACCCCCCCAAGAAAAAGCCCACCAGACTGGCTATAG GGATTGAAGGAGGGTTTGATGTGGAGCAGGAGCTTTACGAGGAGGATTATAAGGTGGTCATTTTACCTgatagacaggaagtgacatcagaTGACCTTGCAACCATGCCTGACGTAGTGAGAGAGCGG GTGTCCCTGTCAATGGCGGGGATCATGTCTGCCGACTCAGTGTCTCATGCCTTACAAGTTCAGCAGTGGGATGGAGAGGTGAGACAGGAGTCAAGGCACGCCCCCGAACTGAAACAGCTTGACAATGGAGTCAAGATCCCACCCAG TGGCTGGCATTGTGAGGTGTGTGACCTCGAGGAGAACATTTGGATGAACCTGACGGACGGCAAAATGCTTTGCGGCCGGAGGTATTTTGATGGCTCCGGGGGCAACAACCACGCCCTTCTCCACTTCCAGCAGACGGGATACCCAATTGCTGTCAAACTTGGCACCATCACTCCCGATGGAGCAG ATGTGTACTCCTACGATGAGGATGACATGGTTCTGGATTCCAAGCTACCAGAGCACCTGGCTCACTTTGGCATCAACATGATGACCATGGAGAAG ACTGAGCGGACGATGACAGAGCTGGAGATCGCTGTGAACCAGCGCGTGGGGGAGTGGGAGGTGATCCAGGAGTCGGGGACCACCCTGCGGCCCCTGTTTGGCCCCGCTTTGACTGGCATGAAGAATCTGGGCAACAGCTGCTACCTCAACTCTGTCATGCAAGTGCTCTTCACCGTTCCAGACTTCCAGCAAAA GTATGTGTCTAACATCGACAAGATCATCAATGAAGCCCCAAGCGACCCCACGCAGGACTTTAAAACCCAAGT AGCCAAACTCGGCTACGGTCTGTTGTCAGGAGACTATTCCAAACCAGCCCCAGACCCTGCAGATGAAAATGGGGCATCCGAACCCAGG GGAGACCAAATCGGCATAGCACCACGAATGTTCAAAGCGCTTGTTGGGCGAGGCCACCCAGAGTTCTCCACCAACCGGCAGCAGGATGCGCAGGAATTTCTATTGCACTTCATAAACATGGTGGAG AGGAACTGTCGCACTGGGTCCAACCCGTCTGAAGCCTTCCGGTTCCTGGTGGAGGAGAGGATTGTGTGTCAGCAGTCGCAGAAAGCCAAGTACACGCAGCGGGTGGATTACATGGTCCAGCTGCCGGTGCAGATGGACCAGGCTACCAACACAG AAGAGCTTCAGGAGGCAGAGCGCCGGCGTGAGGAGGGGGACACCTCGGCCCCCACGGTGCGAGCACAGATCCCCTTCGCAGCCTGCATGGCGGCGCTGAGTGAACCCGAGGTCCTCACAGACTTCTGGAGCTCAGCCGTGCAGTCCAAGACTACTGCCACCAA AACGACCCGCTTTGCCTCTTTCCCCGACCACCTGGTCATCCAGATCAAGAAGTTTACCTTCGGCCTGGACTGGGTGCCCAAGAAACTGG ACGTGAGCATTGACGTTCCCGACACTCTGGACCTGAGCGCGCTGCGAGCCACCGGCCAGCAGCCGGGGGAGGAGCTTCTTCCAGAGGTGGCCCCACCCCCACTCATGACCCCAGATGTGGAGGTTAAAG CTCCAGTCCTCGATGACTCCACTGTGTCCCAGCTTTGTGAAATGGGATTCCCCCTGGAGGCCTGCAGGAAAGCCGTGTACTACACTGGGAACACTGGAATCGATGCTGCCATGAACTGGATCATGGGCCACATGGATGACCCAG ACTTCGCCTCCCCCCTGGTGATGCCGGGCTGTAGCTCCGGCGCCGGGACCACGCCCACAGAGAGCCTCTCTGAGGAGCACCTGGCCACCATCGTGTCCATGGGCTTCAGCCGAGACCAGGCGACCAAAGCACTCCGAGCCACG AGTAACGTCCTGGACCGGGCGGTGGACTGGATATTCTCCCACCTGGATGACCTGGAGTCGATGGACGTGTCTGAAGGCGGTCGCTCAGCCGCAGAGAGCGAGGGCGGCAGGGAAGCCCCGCCCGGCCCCCGGGTCAGAGACGGAGAAGGAA AGTATGAGCTGTTTGCGTTCATCAGTCACATGGGGACGAGCACAATGTGCGGCCACTACGTCTGTCACATCAAGAAGGATCAGCA gtGGGTGATCTTCAACGATCAGAAGGTCTGCGCCTCAGAGAAACCTCCCAAAGACCTGGGGTACCTCTACTTCTACCGGAGGGCGTCCgaatga
- the cd4-2.2 gene encoding CD4-2 molecule, tandem duplicate 2, with protein MKTIVWFGLVLCALRAVGKVIISNPGQKVTIECGIEPFNDYVGWHHGTEIIFSSPKRRGTPRKGKSDIVSRSRQSGEKNLQITNLKVEDAGKFTCEVDHKRQEHTLLVVSVSALPSSVLQVGNEARLLCRCGDLNSNMEWKGPNGQTHTDIASLKPVALSDAGTWECKITHEEGVHTESLVITVKDPKVATPAPTQGPGGDRKSTPTKVSDPNNVPLSPFDPALLLGLSWWVWVAIGVGSLIVLLLVGFVTVLYNRIKRRRRRYRDMKNCRLPLQPKQYCKCERPAAAAKPQQGRRRDKPTPPPLQAPLV; from the exons ATGAAGACAATCGTTTGGTTTGGGCTCG tgctGTGCGCACTCCGCGCCGTGGGCAAAGTGATCATCAGTAACCCGGGGCAGAAGGTCACCATCGAGTGTGGGATCGAACCCTTCAACGACTACGTGGGGTGGCATCACGGGACGGAGATAATATTTAGCAGTCCTAAGAGAAGAGGCACCCCGCGCAAAG GCAAATCTGATATAGTGTCGAGATCGAGGCAATCgggagaaaaaaatctgcagaTCACAAACTTGAAGGTAGAAGACGCCGGAAAGTTCACTTGCGAAGTAGACCATAAACGTCAAGAACACACACTGCTTGTGGTCTCAG TCTCGGCCCTCCCCTCCAGTGTACTCCAGGTGGGAAATGAGGCTAGGCTGCTGTGTCGGTGCGGAGATCTGAACTCAAACATGGAGTGGAAGGGTCCAAacggacaaacacacactgacatcgCTAGCCTTAAACCTGTAGCCCTCTCTGACGCTGGGACCTGGGAGTGTAAGATAACCCATGAAGAGGGGGTGCACACTGAGAGCCTCGTGATCACAGTTAAAG ATCCCAAAGTAGCTACTCCAGCTCCTACCCAGGGCCCAGGGGGCGACCGGAAGTCAACACCCACCAAAG TGTCTGATCCAAACAACGTTCCCCTATCTCCGTTCGACCCCGCTCTGCTGCTGGGGCTCAGCTGGTGGGTGTGGGTTGCAATCGGCGTGGGCTCCCTGATCGTGTTGCTCCTGGTGGGCTTTGTCACTGTCTTGTACAATCGGATCAAAAGAAGGAGG AGACGATATCGAGATATGAAAAATTGCCGCCTGCCACTGCAGCCCAAGCAGTACTGCAAGTGTGAGCG gccagcagctgcagcaaaaCCACAGCAAGGACGCCGGAGAGACAAGCCGACGCCACCCCCCCTGCAGGCACCGCTAGTGTAG